A single region of the Tachyglossus aculeatus isolate mTacAcu1 chromosome X1, mTacAcu1.pri, whole genome shotgun sequence genome encodes:
- the PDHB gene encoding pyruvate dehydrogenase E1 component subunit beta, mitochondrial, whose protein sequence is MAMVAGLLRRRLSGCGKQVAGLLRRRFHRTAPAALQVTVRDALNQALDEELERDEKVFLLGEEVAQYDGAYKVSRGLWKKYGDKRIIDTPISEMGFAGIAVGAAMAGLRPICEFMTFNFSMQAIDQVVNSAAKTYYMSGGAVPVPIVFRGPNGASAGVAAQHSQCFAAWYGHCPGLKVVSPWSAEDAKGLLKSAIRDDNPVVMLENELMYGVPFEFPEEAQSKDFVVPMGKAKIEKQGTHITLVSHSRSVGHCMEAAAVLAKEGIECEVINLRTIRPMDIDTIEASVVKTNHLVTVEGGWPQFGVGAEICARIMEGPAFNFLDAPAVRVTGADVPMPYAKTLEENCIPQVKDIIFATKKTLNV, encoded by the exons ATGGCGATGGTAGCGGGCCTGCTGCGAAGGCGCCTCTCCGGCTGCGGAAAGCAG GTGGCCGGGCTGCTGCGGAGGAGGTTTCACCGGACGGCCCCGGCGGCGCTGCAG GTAACAGTTCGGGATGCTTTAAATCAGGCATTGGATGAGGAACTGGAAAGAGATGAGAAAGTATTCCTGCTTGGAGAGGAAGTTGCCCAGTATGATGGTGCTTATAAG GTTAGTAGAGGTCTTTGGAAGAAATACGGAGATAAGAGGATAATAGACACTCCTATATCTGAG atGGGCTTTGCAGGAATTGCTGTCGGCGCAGCTATG GCAGGGTTGAgacctatctgtgaattcatgACCTTCAACTTTTCAATGCAAGCAATTGACCAAGTTGTGAACTCAGCTGCCaagacttactacatgtcaggtggTGCTGTGCCAGTGCCTATTGTATTCAGAGGGCCTAATGGTGCCTCTGCAGGGGTAGCTGCCCAGCATTCACAGTGCTTTGCTGCTTGGTACGGGCACTGTCCTGGACTAAAAGTGGTCAGCCCTTGGAGTGCAGAAGATGCTAAGGGACTCCTGAAATCAGCAATCCGGGATGACAATCCAG TGGTGATGTTGGAAAACGAATTGATGTATGGAGTTCCGTTTGAATTCCCAGAAGAAGCTCAATCAAAAGATTTTGTGGTTCCTATGGGGAAGGCTAAAATAGAAAAGCAAG GGACCCATATTACCTTGGTTTCACACTCAAGATCTGTTGGCCACTGTATGGAAGCAGCTGCTGTGCTAGCAAAAGAGGGGATTGAATGTGAG GTGATAAACCTGCGTACCATCCGACCAATGGACATTGACACCATTGAGGCTAGTGTAGTAAAGACCAACCATCTCGTAACTGTTGAAGGAGGCTGGCCGCAGTTTGGAGTTGGAGCTGAAATTTGTGCCCGGATCATGGAAG GTCCCGCATTCAACTTCTTAGATGCTCCTGCTGTTCGTGTCACTGGTGCTGATGTTCCTATGCCTTATGCGAAGACTCTAGAAGAGAATTGCATACCTCAAGTCAAGGATATCATATTTGCAACAAAGAAAACGCTTAATGTTTAG